The Pagrus major chromosome 10, Pma_NU_1.0 genome contains a region encoding:
- the LOC141004103 gene encoding GTPase IMAP family member 7-like codes for MDAATRRIVVLGKTGAGKSSLANTIFGQTVFKTDDSPESGTSKCQAETRSVNGRIITWIDTPGFFDTRECEEDMKAEIVRCITESAPGPHVFLLVLKIEKFTKQEQDVIKKMQQYFSEKAFKYATVLFTHGDDLREGQKIEEFVDQSEHVRDLVKKCGGRCHVIDNRYWKEKLKHEYRSNQFQVEELLKTIDKMTEANKGGYYTNEMLQASEKKIQEEERKLSSADMSKEAIRQQAKIVFAAHVLKVSRPCFTSGAMLGLFLGEKVWNETTALGLGVAMGAARGADASVQ; via the exons ATGGACG CAGCAACAAGGAGGATTGTGGTCTTGGGAAAAACTGGAGCTGGGAAGAGCAGCCTCGCCAACACCATCTTTGGACAGACTGTGTTCAAGACAGACGATTCACCCGAATCAGGAACGAGCAAATGTCAAGCGGAAACCAGATCTGTCAATGGAAGAATCATCACGTGGATCGACACGCCTGGGTTTTTTGACACAAGGGAGTGTGAGGAGGACATGAAGGCCGAGATAGTGAGGTGTATCACAGAGTCTGCTCCTGGGCCTCATGTTTTTCTCCTTGTGCTTAAAATTGAGAAATTCACAAAGCAGGAGCAGGATGTTATAAAGAAAATGCAGCAATATTTCTCTGAAAAAGCTTTCAAATATGCCACAGTTCTCTTTACTCATGGTGACGATCTCCGGGAAGGACAGAAGATTGAGGAATTTGTAGATCAAAGTGAACATGTGCGTGATCTGGTGAAGAAGTGTGGAGGTCGGTGCCATGTCATTGATAATAGGTACTggaaagaaaaactaaaacatgaaTACAGGAGCAACCAGTTTCAGGTGGAGGAGCTACTCAAGACAATAGACAAAATGACTGAGGCAAACAAAGGAGGCTACTATACCAATGAGATGCTGCAGGCATCTGAGAAGAAAATACAAGAGGAAGAACGCAAACTGTCTTCTGCAGACATGTCAAAGGAAGCAATCAGACAGCAGGCGAAAATTGTGTTTGCTGCGCATGTCTTGAAAGTGTCAAGGCCATGCTTTACATCAGGAGCAATGCTGGGACTTTTCCTTGGTGAGAAAGTATGGAACGAGACAACAGCATTAGGCCTAGGAGTAGCAATGGGAGCAGCAAGAGGAGCAGATGCATCGGTGCAATAG
- the LOC141004104 gene encoding GTPase IMAP family member 7-like: MKKSQRQIYSNSDGYYSLSVSNRRRIVILGKTGSGKSSLANTIFGEELFKISHNPNSETRECEAETKSVNGRSITLIDTPGFFDTDRSEEELKEEIVKCITECAPGPHAFLIVLKVEKFTKHEQEIINTIQEYFSEEAFKYATVVFTHGEQLPEGQKIEDFVSKNRLISDLVKKCGGRCHVIDNRYWKEKPKDEYRSNQFQVEELLKTIDKMVTANNGSCYTNEMLQEVEGMIKQEEEKIRLLIGNMTEEEIRQTAKDRVYKVLIRLAGVGTGVFIGALLGVTVMVGVVITALKTVSITTIVNTADTVGRAVGARDGAAGALGAATVVTGIIASAAIGAVKGGIEGYRAAEGADTAWEATKRAAEAVKNEAQSVYTKAKDTVDKMSEPKKSCHL, translated from the coding sequence ATGAAGAAATCCCAACGACAAATATACAGTAATAGTGATGGATATTATTCTCTTTCAGTGTCAAACAGAAGGAGAATCGTCATCTTGGGAAAAACTGGATCTGGGAAAAGCAGCCTGGCTAACACCATATTTGGAGAGGAACTCTTCAAGATCAGCCACAATCCAAACTCCGAAACAAGAGAATGTGAAGCAGAAACCAAGTCTGTCAATGGGAGAAGCATCACTCTGATCGACACTCCTGGTTTCTTCGACACAGACAGatctgaggaggagctgaaggaggagaTAGTGAAGTGTATCACAGAGTGTGCTCCTGGGCCTCATGCTTTTCTCATTGTGCTCAAAGTGGAGAAATTCACAAAGCACGAGCAGGAAATCATCAACACAATACAAGAATACTTCTCTGAAGAAGCTTTCAAATATGCAACAGTTGTCTTCACTCATGGTGAACAGCTCCCTGAGGGCCAGAAAATTGAGGATTTTGTCTCAAAGAATAGGTTAATAAGTGATCTGGTGAAGAAGTGTGGAGGCCGGTGCCACGTCATTGACAACAGATACTGGAAAGAAAAACCAAAGGATGAATACAGGAGCAACCAGttccaggtggaggagctgctcaAGACAATAGACAAGATGGTGACAGCAAATAATGGAAGCTGCTACACCAATGAGATGCTGCAAGAAGTGGAGGGAATGataaaacaggaggaggaaaaaattaGACTGTTAATAGGAAAcatgacagaggaagagatCAGACAGACGGCTAAGGACAGAGTCTATAAGGTTTTGATCAGATTAGCAGGTGTTGGAACAGGTGTTTTCATAGGAGCTTTGCTTGGTGTAACAGTGATGGTTGGAGTAGTGATCACAGCTTTAAAAACTGTATCAATAACAACTATAGTCAACACAGCAGATACTGTTGGAAGAGCTGTGGGAGCCAGAgatggagcagcaggagcatTAGGAGCAGCAACAGTAGTAACCGGAATAATTGCATCTGCAGCAATAGGAGCAGTGAAAGGAGGCATTGAAGGATATCGCGCAGCTGAAGGAGCAGACACAGCATGGGAGGCAACAAAGAGGGCAGCAGAGGCCGTCAAGAATGAAGCCCAATCTGTCTATACTAAAGCAAAGGATACAGTGGACAAAATGTCAGAGCCAAAAAAGAGTTGTCACCTTTAA